The genomic window AGTTTATTGCAGAgacagaaaaaatattgaaacatTAAACATTTCAAACACAAAATGAAGTTTTTACAAAGTCAGGTGCCTATATACAGAATGAGCCATGATGCCATCCTTCTCCATCCTTCAGCTACTATTATTAGAGTCAGGCCCCCATTTGATCCCTTTTCTTACAAAATGAACAAAGATAGATATATTAACTATTAACATTTTTAGGTAATGAGTCTGTTTTCTGAAGAGATCTGAGTTCACTCTTTGGATCCCCcatctaagaaaataaaatatactgtGATTTCAACCTGTTAATTGCTTAGCATTGTTTCCAAGCCagtaacatttaaattaaaaacaaagatcacATCCAAGAACCAAACTTGCTATTTACAAATGACTTAAGTACAGTGAATTAACTTaagctttctttctccctccaatATCAAGGTTCCATAATTCTCATTGGCTTGTAACCATGGTGGTTATTTTTAATGATATTGTCCTTTTTGTCAGCTCCACTGCAGTGTGAAGTCctaaatcaaaacaatatgttctCCCAAGTTTGTGTGCACATGCATGTGtgcatgcttttaaaaatacttttaaaatgacagttttgaggtaaagatagaaaaattatgGCATTATGGAACATTTAACTGTTTGGGGTTCTCGTAGAACTTTAAAAATCTGtctacttccttctctccccagaGCTCTTCCTATCTTTTTGCTTTAGTATAATTGtgatatgaaatgataaaatAGTTGCTCAGCTTTCcaatttttcttgggatttttgtAGACTTAAGTGATAGCCTGGGAACTTTGGACAAGTTACATAATCTCTCATGGCCTTAGTTTCCTAACTACCTGGAAAAAGGGCCTCAGACTAGAAccagaatttcagaactggaagtttctagataatttctaagatcccttctaattttaaagttctctgaCTATAATTCTTGCTACTTAGTTTTAAAGAATGAGAATAGATCTTTCTGTATTAAATGTCTGGGCTCAGATTGCTTGGATATCCATTGGACTATGGTGAAATTCCTTGCCAGCATCCTGTGTACCTTTGTGCAATTCTTTGATTCCCACTTAGTCTTATGAGAGCTTCTAATAATGACTTATGCATCTTCTCTCCAGTTCTTACTTGGAATCACTCTATGTACCTCATTCTTTTTTGTACTCTACTATGACTGAGGGCAGGAAGGTGAGATGCTGAGACACTCTGATAGAAAGGTCCAATTCCCTGGAGTTTTCTCTGAGCAACTAAGACATAGGGTTGCTCACTTTCAACAGAACTATTACTCTGTTAAAGAATCTCTGAGTCcaaaagcaatttcattgggttttgaAATAGAAACTCTTTGCCATCCTCACCTTATCCCCAACCTTGGTATCTCTCCTGAGATCTGAAATAATACAGTTCATTTTTGCAAGAGATTTGTTTTCTGTCTTCACTTAATCATGGCCCTGGAGAAAGCATAAGGTACTAACTCCTGATGATTTTCTCCTGAAACATAAATCATGAAGGACAAGAGTAACCACAGGATACCTTTGAAGCGGCTGCTGGTTCAGAAGGCCCAGGCTAAACTAAGCCAGTTTTGACCCAATGAGAAGAATGCCCTAAGAGTTTTAAATGCCTCTCCCTACCTGCTGTCCCTCCCAATGCTGGGACTGATCTTGTTAATGTTATGCTGGTCTCTGGCTGAGCCTAACAAACTTGTACTTTTCTAGATGAAATGAGTGATTTCATTGGTGCTTGATTACAAGGTGATTTCCCATCCCTACCCCTACTCTACTACCTTATTGATGCCCCACCCCAGCCTTATTTGTCTCTTAGAACTTCTGTATCCCTCTTATAGTACAAGCTACTTTTTAGGGTACAAAGTCTTCAGGGCGGATCTTCATCTCCACCTTCCTGAGGGAGTAGCTAGAGCCATGCCAGCCATACCAGGTGATGCCATCTGGGTGCTGATTATGCTCGCCATGGCGATAATAAATCCCATTAAGGTTGGAGTCTGTGCAGCAATTATACCAGTATCCACCTGTTAGAAGAAAGGAGATAAATTCTAATAAATTCATGACACTTATTCAAGAGGACATccaaatgatctctctctcttctctccctctcccccctctctctccctttccctctctccattccccttccccccctctctgtttctgtctctctctctgtttctgtctctctctctctctctctctgtttctgtctgtctgtctccctctccctttccctctccctctccctctccctccctccctcccaggttGTAAAGGAGTTTGTATTGTAAgaacttttaaggtcccttccagttttgatGCTTCAAGTGCCTAAGTGTATTGAGGTTAGATGACATATGATACTGGTAATATGAAATGTTAATTTTGAATAGCAATAAGGATAGCCTATAACAAAAACACTAAATCCAAATGTCAGTTGTTCTGTGATATATTCCACTTTGTCTACTCAGCTAGAACCCCCTCCCTTTCATCAAGGTTTGCTGCCCTCTTCTCCCCCTTTACCTTTTCTGAGTTGGACACAGTTGTCTAAGCACTTGTCATTGTCCTTGTCCTTGGTGCTGAAGGCTGTGTTGTTGTGATAAAGGAGAGCATCCCGTCCTGCATTGCCACTGTAGTTCCCCACAAAGAGACGGTAACTATTCAGTTCATTGCTCAAGGTGAAGTGACTATACTCAGCGAAGCGTACGTCACCTTCCCAGTCCtggtagagagaggaaagagtcctATTGAAGAAGCCTATTAGCAGCCATTTTTTAAGAGGTTAAGTGAAATCTTGGCATCGTTTCTTTTTTCTTAGGCATGTATTTTTTCTGACAGAGAATCTATGAAAACTTGGttatctctcctccttccttaactgaagtcaggaaacctgagtttTAAACCAGCTTTATTGCTGGATTTAGCATCTGACCTTGAGCTATCCTCTGTTCTCTGTTCTTCATTATCCTGTCTGTGGAATGTAGCTCATAATCCATTGTTGCTGTCTCTTGCTCAGGGCCATCATAAGGatgaatgtaaaaatgtaaaCTACCATCTTGGAGGACTGGTCAGTACTGTGGCAATACATAGCTGATTTAGTCTTAAAGAAAGCCATTCCTTTAACCAAAATAAGCTCTTTCATAAAAATGAATAGAGCCCAGCCCCACTGACCAGGTGCCCTGCCTTCATCCTGGATCCCTGCTTTGGGTCCATTGGCCCTACTTCTTTCTCATAGAACCTGTTCTAACAATTACCTCCATTTCCACTCGGAGAGTAGTTGGGCGCCTGGACAGCCGGTAGATGTTTTCATTCCCCAGCCAGAAATCCCCGCGAATGTTGCCAAAACCCACTTTATATTGCTTCCAGTCACGGTGGAAAGAGACAAGACCACTCTTCCGTCTCTGGATAACAGTCCAGCCACCACCTGAAGTTGTCA from Monodelphis domestica isolate mMonDom1 chromosome 4, mMonDom1.pri, whole genome shotgun sequence includes these protein-coding regions:
- the ANGPTL7 gene encoding angiopoietin-related protein 7, with protein sequence MSSDKMPTITLCSLVWLLIFTLTFTSHPASPEKPPKRKTPAQLKAATCCEESKGLKAQIANLTSLLEVLSKKQESDWVNVVMQVMELESHTKQMATRLTEAESKFSQLNNQIDMMQLQAAQTVTQTSADAVYDCSSLYQKNYRISGVYKLPADEFLGSPELEVFCDMTTSGGGWTVIQRRKSGLVSFHRDWKQYKVGFGNIRGDFWLGNENIYRLSRRPTTLRVEMEDWEGDVRFAEYSHFTLSNELNSYRLFVGNYSGNAGRDALLYHNNTAFSTKDKDNDKCLDNCVQLRKGGYWYNCCTDSNLNGIYYRHGEHNQHPDGITWYGWHGSSYSLRKVEMKIRPEDFVP